In Deinococcus sp. QL22, the following are encoded in one genomic region:
- a CDS encoding ATP-binding cassette domain-containing protein encodes MTLQAISGAAPTPGVPLVMEARGLVKRYGQVTAINGADFELRPGEILAVIGDNGAGKSSMIKALSGAVVPDEGQIFLDGQLVSFRSPIDARRQGIETVYQDLAVAPAMTIAENLFLGREILRPGPIAKLLRIIDKKKMHEEAVRHMQGLQFAIKSMSQPVETLSGGQRQGVAVARSAAFARHVVIMDEPTAALGVREGNMVLDLIRKVRDGGLPVILISHNMPHVFEIADRIHVHRMGQRAALLNPKKISMADTVSVMTGALKPEQLSAEMLAH; translated from the coding sequence ATGACCCTTCAAGCGATTTCCGGTGCGGCCCCGACTCCCGGCGTGCCGCTGGTGATGGAAGCACGCGGTCTGGTCAAGCGGTACGGCCAGGTGACCGCCATCAACGGGGCCGATTTTGAACTGCGACCCGGCGAGATTCTGGCCGTTATTGGCGACAACGGCGCGGGCAAAAGCAGCATGATCAAAGCTTTGTCGGGCGCAGTGGTTCCCGATGAAGGGCAGATTTTCCTGGACGGCCAACTCGTTTCGTTCCGCAGCCCGATTGATGCCCGGCGGCAGGGCATCGAAACGGTCTACCAGGATCTGGCGGTGGCTCCGGCCATGACCATTGCCGAGAACCTCTTTCTGGGCCGCGAAATCCTGAGGCCGGGGCCGATTGCCAAACTGCTGCGGATCATCGATAAAAAGAAGATGCACGAGGAAGCGGTGCGGCATATGCAGGGGCTGCAATTTGCCATCAAGAGTATGAGTCAGCCCGTAGAAACCCTGTCGGGCGGGCAGCGGCAGGGCGTGGCGGTGGCCCGCAGCGCGGCTTTTGCGCGGCATGTGGTCATCATGGATGAACCTACTGCGGCCCTCGGCGTGCGCGAAGGCAACATGGTGCTTGACCTGATCCGAAAAGTGCGCGACGGCGGCCTGCCCGTCATTCTGATCAGCCACAACATGCCCCACGTCTTCGAGATTGCCGACCGGATTCACGTTCACCGCATGGGGCAGCGGGCCGCCCTCCTCAATCCCAAAAAAATCAGCATGGCCGACACGGTGTCGGTGATGACCGGGGCGCTGAAGCCGGAACAACTGAGCGCGGAGATGCTGGCCCACTGA
- a CDS encoding sugar ABC transporter substrate-binding protein produces MRHSKIAAVVATLALSATTAVSVALAQSSAQPIIGLITKTETNPFFVKMKEGAQKEATRLGAKLLTGAGKADGDNAGQVTAIENMVAAGAKTILITPSDAKAIVPAIAKARAAGVMVIALDSPTEPTTAVDALFATNNYQAGVLIGQWAKKAMGNKKAVIAALDLFPGHPVGIARHNGFLAGFGTAGISATTKNQVNTGVSCAQDSFGDQAKGQTAMENCLQRNPNINLVYTINEPAAAGAYQALKAIGREKDVLIVSVDGGCAGVRNVVSGVIAATSQQYPLKMASMGVAAGVNYAKTGKKVSGYTDTGVTLVTNKAQAGVKSSNTTFGLANCWGK; encoded by the coding sequence ATGCGTCACTCCAAGATTGCTGCCGTTGTCGCCACCCTCGCCCTGTCTGCCACTACCGCCGTGAGTGTCGCGCTTGCCCAGAGCAGCGCCCAGCCCATCATCGGCCTGATTACCAAAACCGAAACCAACCCCTTTTTCGTGAAGATGAAAGAGGGCGCGCAGAAGGAAGCCACCCGCCTCGGGGCCAAGCTGCTGACGGGCGCGGGCAAGGCAGACGGTGACAACGCCGGACAGGTGACCGCGATTGAAAACATGGTGGCTGCCGGAGCCAAAACCATCCTGATTACGCCCAGCGACGCCAAAGCTATCGTGCCCGCCATTGCCAAAGCCCGCGCCGCTGGCGTGATGGTCATCGCGCTCGACAGCCCCACCGAACCCACCACCGCCGTAGACGCGCTGTTTGCCACCAACAACTATCAGGCAGGCGTCCTGATCGGGCAGTGGGCCAAAAAAGCGATGGGCAACAAGAAAGCTGTGATCGCCGCACTCGACCTGTTCCCCGGCCACCCGGTGGGCATTGCCCGCCACAACGGCTTCCTTGCTGGATTCGGCACGGCGGGTATCAGCGCCACCACCAAAAATCAGGTGAACACGGGCGTGTCCTGCGCTCAGGATTCTTTCGGGGATCAGGCCAAGGGACAGACCGCTATGGAAAACTGCCTCCAGCGCAACCCCAACATCAACCTCGTGTACACCATCAATGAACCCGCCGCTGCTGGTGCGTACCAGGCCCTCAAAGCCATCGGGCGTGAAAAAGACGTGCTGATCGTGTCGGTCGACGGCGGCTGCGCGGGCGTGCGGAACGTGGTCAGCGGCGTCATTGCGGCCACCAGCCAGCAGTACCCCCTCAAGATGGCCTCTATGGGCGTCGCCGCAGGCGTGAACTATGCCAAAACCGGCAAGAAAGTCAGCGGCTACACCGACACGGGCGTGACGCTGGTCACCAACAAGGCGCAGGCCGGCGTCAAGAGCAGCAACACCACCTTCGGCCTCGCCAACTGCTGGGGCAAGTAA
- a CDS encoding ComEC/Rec2 family competence protein has protein sequence MSPSKDKESGKKPAAKKAPVSKKAAPKAASTGKRARSTAKTGKSRGRPTSSDLLGLLVLGLTASLAACAGGGLFGGGTTTTTPDTTKTPAGQVTIRFLDVGQGDAVLIRSPEGKTLLYDGGRSAERMREHMETYGITKIDLMIASHGDADHIAGLVPAAEAKPTLFINNGIPATTQTWKRLVDGLEAAGTKFQKAGDQVINLGSVKVRVIDPPAGMGKDQNENSIGIRLDFGNFHALMTGDSEKPETQAWLEEDRPEIKGPFQLYKSIHHGAANGDHPAWLAQVRPENVVIGVGDNNYGHPTKTALDLYKQNGIRIYRTDQNGTVTFTGSSDGTYTVTTDR, from the coding sequence ATGAGTCCCTCCAAAGACAAGGAATCTGGGAAAAAGCCAGCGGCGAAAAAAGCCCCCGTCAGCAAGAAGGCGGCTCCCAAAGCTGCTTCGACAGGCAAAAGGGCGCGCAGCACCGCCAAAACGGGCAAGAGCCGGGGCCGTCCGACTTCTTCAGACTTGTTGGGTCTGTTGGTGTTGGGGCTGACTGCCAGTCTTGCGGCGTGCGCGGGCGGCGGCCTGTTTGGGGGCGGCACCACGACCACCACACCCGACACCACCAAAACACCTGCCGGACAGGTCACGATCCGCTTTCTGGACGTGGGGCAGGGCGACGCCGTACTCATTCGCAGTCCTGAAGGCAAAACACTGCTATACGACGGGGGCCGCAGCGCCGAGCGGATGCGCGAGCATATGGAGACCTACGGCATCACCAAGATTGACCTGATGATCGCCAGTCACGGCGACGCCGACCATATTGCGGGCCTGGTTCCTGCCGCCGAAGCCAAGCCCACGCTGTTTATCAACAACGGCATTCCGGCCACCACCCAGACCTGGAAGCGCCTTGTAGACGGCCTCGAAGCCGCCGGCACCAAATTTCAGAAGGCGGGCGATCAGGTGATCAATCTGGGCAGCGTGAAGGTGCGCGTGATTGACCCGCCCGCTGGCATGGGCAAAGACCAGAACGAAAACAGCATCGGCATTCGCCTGGATTTCGGCAATTTTCATGCCCTGATGACGGGCGACAGCGAGAAGCCCGAAACGCAGGCCTGGCTGGAAGAAGACCGCCCGGAAATCAAGGGTCCGTTTCAGCTGTACAAGAGCATTCATCACGGCGCGGCCAACGGCGACCATCCGGCGTGGCTGGCGCAGGTGCGGCCCGAAAATGTAGTCATCGGCGTGGGAGACAACAATTACGGCCACCCGACCAAAACGGCGCTGGATTTGTACAAGCAAAACGGCATCCGCATCTACCGCACCGACCAGAACGGCACGGTGACCTTTACAGGCAGCAGCGACGGAACGTATACGGTGACGACGGATCGGTGA
- a CDS encoding XRE family transcriptional regulator, whose product MDTPGTPTAPPHAIGVRRRLLGIPLNTMAQEAGLSPELLAAVERNEYDPRSLHLQAQRVLGRVLDLSL is encoded by the coding sequence ATGGACACTCCCGGCACACCCACTGCACCCCCCCACGCCATCGGTGTGCGCCGCCGGTTGTTGGGTATTCCGCTGAATACGATGGCTCAGGAAGCAGGCCTGTCGCCCGAACTCCTGGCGGCGGTAGAGCGCAACGAATACGATCCGCGCAGCCTGCATTTGCAAGCCCAACGCGTGCTTGGGCGTGTGTTAGACCTCAGCCTTTAA
- a CDS encoding LacI family DNA-binding transcriptional regulator, translated as MSSIQDVATLANVSAATASRALSRPDMVAQPTRERVLHAAQQLGYQPNMLARSLRQRETRTIGVIVTDILNHFHATLAKGVQDAADRHGYTAFLFNTDEDAGKERRALDTLRGHLPQGLIVVPTPHTRENLKLVPNLPIVELDRVTGNPGVTTVTVDNIGGARAATKHLIGLGHTRIGMIVGKLDISTAVERHTGFRQMLEESGVAYHPDLVLPGEHREQDGRKAAMRLLSLPAHLRPTALFVGNNEMTVGAVLAARELGLNIPGDLSIVGFDDSRWAQTMTPPLTVVAQPAYDLGVLACDHLIAQLGHIQAGRARASPARVQLPTELILRQSTAPPVCVPTA; from the coding sequence ATGTCAAGCATTCAAGATGTCGCCACCCTTGCCAATGTCTCTGCGGCTACTGCGTCCCGTGCGCTTAGTCGCCCGGATATGGTCGCCCAGCCTACCCGCGAACGTGTGCTACACGCCGCGCAACAACTGGGTTACCAGCCTAATATGCTGGCCCGCAGCCTGCGCCAACGCGAAACGCGCACCATCGGCGTCATCGTGACCGATATCTTGAACCACTTTCATGCCACGCTGGCCAAAGGCGTGCAGGACGCCGCAGACCGTCACGGTTACACGGCCTTCCTGTTCAATACCGACGAAGATGCGGGCAAAGAGCGCCGGGCTCTGGATACCTTGCGTGGGCATTTGCCGCAGGGCCTGATCGTGGTGCCCACTCCCCACACCCGCGAAAACCTGAAACTCGTTCCCAATTTGCCCATCGTGGAACTTGACCGGGTCACGGGCAATCCGGGCGTGACCACGGTGACGGTAGACAATATCGGCGGGGCGCGGGCGGCCACCAAGCACCTGATCGGCCTCGGCCACACGCGCATCGGCATGATCGTGGGCAAGCTGGACATCAGCACCGCCGTAGAGCGCCACACCGGATTTCGGCAAATGCTGGAAGAGTCGGGCGTTGCGTACCACCCCGACCTGGTGCTCCCCGGAGAACACCGCGAACAAGATGGACGGAAAGCGGCGATGCGCCTGCTGAGCTTGCCCGCCCACCTGCGCCCCACCGCCCTGTTTGTGGGCAACAACGAAATGACGGTGGGCGCAGTGCTGGCCGCCCGCGAACTGGGCCTGAACATTCCCGGAGACCTGTCTATCGTTGGCTTCGACGACTCCCGCTGGGCACAGACCATGACCCCGCCCCTGACGGTGGTGGCGCAGCCCGCTTACGACCTCGGCGTGCTGGCCTGCGACCACCTGATTGCTCAACTCGGCCACATCCAAGCGGGCCGCGCCCGCGCCTCTCCGGCCCGCGTGCAACTGCCCACCGAACTAATTTTACGGCAATCCACGGCTCCGCCCGTTTGCGTTCCAACCGCTTAG
- a CDS encoding ABC transporter permease, with protein MTQPATAPPPAKRPALPSLTTLGPLLALLLACIFFATQSDRFLTATTLSLVLKQISFVAVIAIGQTLIILTSGIDLSCGVIMALGSVVMTKFAVELGMPPIVAILCGLAITTAIGALNGVLITRLRLPPFIATLGMYGIVFAATQIYSNAQTVTDLPPALNFLGQTFNVLGTPFTYGAVLMLMLFGVAWFFLTQTAPGRHVYAVGNNPEAVRLSGIPTTRLLISVYAVAGLLYGIAALILVGRVGAGDPNAGQTENLESITAVVLGGTSLFGGRGNVLGTFLGALIVGVFRVGLTLSGVNSVYQILITGVLIILAVATDQFSRRKA; from the coding sequence ATGACCCAGCCTGCTACTGCTCCGCCCCCTGCCAAACGTCCGGCGTTGCCCAGCCTCACTACGCTGGGGCCGCTGCTGGCCTTGCTGCTGGCCTGCATCTTTTTTGCCACGCAGTCCGACCGTTTCCTGACGGCCACCACGCTGTCTTTGGTTCTCAAACAGATTTCTTTCGTGGCGGTCATCGCCATCGGCCAAACGCTGATTATTCTGACTTCGGGCATCGACCTGAGTTGCGGCGTGATTATGGCGCTGGGCAGCGTGGTCATGACCAAATTTGCCGTAGAACTGGGAATGCCGCCCATCGTGGCAATTCTCTGCGGGTTGGCAATTACCACCGCCATCGGAGCGCTGAACGGCGTACTGATTACCCGGCTCAGGCTGCCGCCGTTTATAGCCACGCTGGGCATGTACGGCATTGTATTTGCGGCCACCCAGATCTATTCCAACGCCCAGACCGTTACCGATTTGCCCCCCGCGCTCAACTTTTTGGGCCAGACCTTCAATGTTCTGGGCACGCCCTTTACTTACGGCGCAGTGCTGATGCTGATGCTGTTTGGTGTGGCCTGGTTTTTCCTGACCCAGACTGCGCCGGGCCGTCATGTGTACGCGGTGGGCAACAACCCCGAAGCCGTGCGCCTGAGCGGGATTCCCACCACGCGGCTCCTGATCAGTGTGTATGCGGTGGCGGGTCTGCTGTACGGCATTGCCGCCCTGATTCTGGTGGGCCGGGTCGGTGCAGGCGATCCCAACGCCGGACAGACCGAAAACCTGGAAAGCATCACCGCCGTCGTGCTGGGCGGCACCAGCCTGTTCGGTGGGCGCGGCAACGTACTGGGCACTTTTCTGGGGGCGCTGATCGTGGGCGTGTTCCGGGTGGGCCTCACCCTCAGCGGCGTCAACAGCGTGTACCAGATTCTCATCACGGGTGTGCTGATTATTCTGGCCGTCGCCACCGACCAATTCTCCAGAAGGAAGGCGTAA
- a CDS encoding xylulokinase: protein MTLSHPAHPFDPAHASPEGLALALDLGTGSVKVGLVTAGGELVRQASRAYPALSVHPGWAETDPAAWWAGVVGAVQEVLEGLDPARVQALGLSGQMHGVVLVDAGGQSLRPAVLWSDTRSAAELASFSALDPSLLARLGNPPVAGMAGPTLLWLRQHEPAHYQTARWALQPKDWLRLYLTGEVATDPSDASGTLLYDLTAQAWSGEILEKLGLNPALLPPVLPSNAVAGTLLAPVAAELGLLTGIPIVTGAADTAAALYGSGLLPGEAQLTVGTGAQVVVRAAMLPAAHSSLHVFREAEGAGCYTLAAIQNAGLVLEWARRTLRLTWPEFYAAAQEIDADPLPTFLPYLTGDRTPHLDPHARAAWVGLNAAHDHRHMARAAFEGVALSIAQAAELLPLLPGQALLLAGGGTVDPWWRQLLADCLGRELRAVATPGASVLGAARLAWAGIGVERPPTRPQVTAVIVPQVGRISAERHRAFRAAYRAV from the coding sequence ATGACGCTTAGCCATCCGGCCCACCCGTTCGACCCGGCCCATGCTTCCCCCGAAGGATTGGCCCTGGCCCTCGATCTGGGCACCGGCAGCGTGAAAGTCGGTTTGGTGACCGCAGGCGGCGAATTGGTGCGGCAGGCCAGCCGTGCTTACCCGGCGCTGTCGGTGCATCCGGGCTGGGCCGAAACCGACCCGGCGGCGTGGTGGGCCGGGGTGGTCGGGGCCGTGCAGGAGGTGCTGGAGGGCCTAGACCCGGCGCGGGTGCAGGCCCTCGGTTTAAGTGGACAGATGCACGGCGTGGTCTTGGTGGATGCGGGTGGCCAATCCCTGCGCCCCGCCGTGCTGTGGTCGGATACGCGCAGCGCGGCAGAACTGGCCTCCTTTTCGGCTCTTGACCCTTCGCTGCTGGCGCGGCTGGGCAACCCGCCTGTAGCGGGCATGGCGGGGCCAACCCTGCTGTGGCTGAGGCAGCACGAGCCAGCTCACTATCAGACGGCACGCTGGGCATTGCAACCCAAAGACTGGCTGCGGCTTTACCTGACCGGAGAAGTTGCCACTGACCCATCGGACGCGTCAGGCACGCTGCTGTACGACCTGACGGCGCAGGCCTGGTCGGGAGAAATATTGGAGAAGCTGGGCCTGAATCCAGCGCTGCTGCCACCCGTGCTGCCCTCGAATGCGGTGGCGGGAACGCTTCTGGCTCCAGTGGCCGCCGAACTGGGCTTGCTCACAGGAATTCCCATCGTGACCGGAGCCGCTGACACCGCCGCCGCCCTGTACGGCAGTGGCCTGCTGCCCGGCGAAGCCCAACTGACGGTGGGCACGGGCGCTCAGGTGGTGGTAAGGGCCGCCATGTTGCCTGCCGCGCATTCCAGCCTGCACGTGTTCCGCGAGGCCGAGGGTGCGGGGTGCTACACGCTGGCGGCCATTCAAAATGCGGGCCTGGTGCTGGAATGGGCACGCCGAACCCTGCGCCTGACCTGGCCCGAATTTTACGCGGCGGCGCAGGAAATAGACGCCGACCCGCTGCCCACCTTTTTGCCCTACCTGACCGGAGACCGGACGCCGCACCTTGATCCCCACGCCCGCGCCGCCTGGGTGGGCCTGAACGCCGCCCATGATCACCGCCATATGGCCCGCGCCGCCTTTGAGGGGGTCGCCCTGTCCATCGCGCAGGCCGCCGAACTGCTGCCGCTGTTGCCGGGGCAAGCGCTGTTGTTGGCCGGCGGCGGCACGGTAGACCCCTGGTGGCGGCAACTGCTGGCCGATTGCCTGGGACGAGAACTGCGCGCCGTCGCCACGCCGGGAGCCTCGGTGCTGGGTGCGGCGCGGCTGGCGTGGGCAGGAATTGGGGTCGAAAGGCCGCCCACGCGCCCACAGGTCACCGCCGTTATCGTGCCGCAGGTGGGCCGGATTTCGGCAGAGCGGCACCGGGCGTTTCGGGCGGCGTACCGGGCAGTCTGA
- the pyrE gene encoding orotate phosphoribosyltransferase, with product MDVLALYKEAGAYHEGHFLLASGRHSPKFLQSTTVLQYPHLTERIGQAIAEKLREAHIGARLVVGPAMGGVVLAYEVARHTGGRAIFSEKVQMEGGSNAMKIREAFTLSPGEPFVAVEDVLTTGGSVLKAVRATEAAGGRCVGIACIVDRRKEDGPLEGYPLIALTRLTFDTYAPADVPDWLAERPLQEI from the coding sequence ATGGATGTACTCGCGCTGTACAAGGAAGCGGGCGCTTACCACGAGGGGCATTTTTTGCTCGCCTCTGGTCGCCATTCACCCAAGTTTTTGCAGTCCACCACGGTCTTGCAGTATCCCCACCTGACCGAGCGGATTGGGCAGGCCATCGCCGAAAAGCTGCGTGAGGCCCACATCGGGGCGCGGTTGGTCGTCGGCCCCGCGATGGGCGGCGTAGTGCTGGCCTACGAAGTGGCCCGCCATACCGGGGGCCGCGCCATTTTTTCGGAAAAAGTGCAGATGGAAGGCGGCAGCAACGCCATGAAAATCCGCGAGGCCTTTACCCTTTCGCCCGGTGAACCGTTTGTGGCCGTAGAAGACGTGCTGACCACAGGCGGTAGCGTTCTGAAAGCCGTTCGCGCCACCGAAGCGGCGGGCGGGCGCTGCGTCGGCATTGCCTGCATCGTGGATCGCCGCAAGGAAGACGGCCCGCTGGAAGGTTATCCGCTGATCGCCCTCACCCGCCTGACCTTCGACACCTACGCCCCAGCCGACGTGCCGGACTGGTTGGCGGAGCGGCCCTTGCAGGAGATTTAG
- a CDS encoding DUF3006 domain-containing protein has translation MKDEPKAEQEQNPAPPSASPGASVWAGERWTVDGIEDTPTGRMARVELPSGRTVDILLSSLPGGVQEGDILGIQDGPDGAVAHILKEETQARRAEGGAELDARNARGATLAVNADGEITL, from the coding sequence GTGAAGGATGAGCCGAAAGCCGAGCAGGAACAGAATCCGGCCCCCCCCAGCGCCTCCCCCGGTGCAAGTGTGTGGGCAGGCGAACGCTGGACAGTAGACGGAATCGAGGACACGCCGACTGGCCGCATGGCCCGCGTGGAATTGCCGTCGGGCCGCACGGTGGACATCTTGCTCTCATCGCTGCCCGGCGGCGTGCAGGAGGGCGATATTTTGGGGATTCAGGACGGCCCGGACGGCGCGGTAGCCCATATTCTGAAGGAAGAAACGCAGGCGCGGCGGGCCGAAGGTGGGGCTGAACTGGACGCCCGGAATGCACGCGGCGCGACCTTAGCTGTGAATGCAGACGGAGAAATTACGCTATGA
- a CDS encoding 4-(cytidine 5'-diphospho)-2-C-methyl-D-erythritol kinase, whose amino-acid sequence MTQLVPTRTQPTTYFAPAKVNLGLSVRGLRQGGYHELHTIMVPLNVGDDIEIQPAPTLALAVEGTDLPTDARNLVFRAARAYLDAAGLDTGVQITLTKRLPLASGLGGGSSDAATTLMALARLFPAGVDLPALALKLGADVPFFLIGQAAIAEGVGEILTPLPVPRVPLVLVNPGVEVSAADAYRWLDDEEEFSPALDVEAILDALTTGRPVPYLNALQPHVALRHPPVREALTLLAEAGLRSPLMSGSGSTCFALAATDDQAHDAARAIARVKPGWWVQATGTL is encoded by the coding sequence ATGACCCAACTCGTCCCCACCCGCACCCAACCCACCACCTATTTCGCCCCGGCGAAGGTGAATCTGGGCCTCAGTGTGCGCGGGCTGCGGCAGGGCGGTTACCACGAACTCCATACCATCATGGTGCCGCTGAACGTGGGTGATGACATTGAGATTCAGCCTGCGCCCACGCTGGCACTGGCGGTAGAAGGCACAGACCTGCCCACCGATGCCAGAAACCTGGTGTTCCGGGCGGCCCGCGCCTACCTGGATGCAGCGGGCCTGGACACGGGCGTGCAGATCACGCTGACCAAACGGCTGCCCCTCGCTTCGGGCCTGGGCGGCGGCAGCAGCGACGCGGCCACCACCCTCATGGCGTTGGCGCGGCTCTTTCCGGCAGGCGTAGATTTGCCTGCACTGGCGCTGAAACTGGGGGCCGATGTGCCGTTTTTTCTGATCGGACAGGCGGCCATCGCCGAGGGCGTGGGCGAAATCCTGACGCCGCTGCCTGTGCCGCGTGTGCCGCTGGTACTGGTCAATCCGGGCGTAGAAGTCAGTGCTGCCGACGCCTACCGCTGGCTGGACGATGAAGAAGAATTCTCGCCCGCGCTGGATGTGGAGGCCATTCTGGACGCCCTGACCACCGGACGCCCCGTGCCTTACCTGAACGCCCTGCAACCCCATGTGGCCCTGCGCCACCCCCCGGTTCGGGAAGCCCTGACGCTGCTGGCCGAAGCTGGCCTGCGCTCTCCGCTGATGAGCGGCTCAGGCAGCACTTGTTTTGCACTGGCCGCCACCGACGATCAGGCGCACGACGCGGCGCGGGCCATTGCGCGGGTAAAACCGGGGTGGTGGGTGCAGGCGACGGGAACGCTGTAA
- a CDS encoding RNase H family protein: MNHAFVDASWHELPDGRGLGGWGLVLLRPGNLPSRFQGQLEAPDNNAAELRAVLEALRHAPDGQPLSVHTDNEAVIASVARGRGPQLLADAAREVQDEAEARGIGLRVDYVTRTRRHMLDAHHLANDARRGLNTPGLDSPHADVLIEQRHSVPEARVSLRRGSERVTAHVNLDPLSDVPPSAQALLAAVTLALPGETLLVRRASKIAQALWQRPERALLVGAHAQLTQARQAADGQGVLVQFQGVG, translated from the coding sequence ATGAACCATGCGTTCGTGGATGCCAGTTGGCACGAATTACCTGACGGGCGCGGCTTGGGCGGCTGGGGCCTGGTGCTGCTGAGGCCCGGCAATTTGCCTTCGCGCTTTCAGGGGCAACTGGAGGCGCCCGACAACAACGCCGCCGAACTGCGTGCGGTACTGGAAGCCCTGCGGCACGCCCCAGACGGCCAGCCCCTCAGCGTGCATACCGACAACGAAGCCGTCATTGCGTCGGTGGCGCGGGGACGAGGGCCGCAGCTGCTGGCCGACGCTGCCCGTGAGGTGCAGGACGAGGCCGAAGCGCGGGGCATTGGGCTGCGGGTGGATTACGTGACCCGCACGCGGCGGCACATGCTGGACGCCCACCATCTCGCCAACGACGCCCGGCGCGGCCTGAACACGCCGGGGCTGGATTCGCCGCACGCCGATGTGCTGATAGAACAGCGCCACAGCGTGCCCGAAGCCCGCGTGAGCCTGCGCCGGGGCAGCGAGCGCGTGACCGCCCACGTGAACCTCGATCCTCTGTCGGATGTACCGCCCAGCGCACAGGCGTTGTTGGCCGCCGTGACGTTGGCCCTGCCGGGGGAAACCCTGCTGGTACGCCGCGCCAGCAAAATCGCGCAGGCACTTTGGCAACGACCTGAGCGGGCGCTGTTGGTGGGCGCACATGCCCAGTTGACGCAGGCACGGCAGGCGGCTGACGGGCAAGGGGTGTTGGTGCAGTTTCAGGGTGTGGGCTAA